The DNA sequence AGTTTAATTAATTTAAGctaaattttaatctgttttatgtaGGTAATTTTTAAGTATGTTTAACTATAAGGGGTTTTCTTATTATTCTAAAAATGATAAAGGTACCATCCATGAACTCTTGACCAATCTGGGAAGTGAGGCCTGACTGTCCATTAATTTTGACTATGCTTTACAGCTACAGTCCTTTATCCATTTACCTAAGCTCCATGGAATCCAACAGATCTTACTTTTAAATTGAGGCATAGGATTTGTCTGTCACCCTAACCCTTGTCTAGTTCTTCATAATAGTAATTTAAAAGTGCAAATGTATCTATATCACACCCAGAAAGGGGTTGAATCCATAGCACAGATCttatatatgcaaataaagaTACATTGTGCATTGGATATGTgcattggagatttttaaacagtgttTAGATGGTTGTCTCTTGGAGTACTGTAGCAGAGGATTCCTGGACAACCAAGGGGCTGGGCGAGATAGGCCTTGGGACCACTTTCaggtcatttttgttgttgtgtgccttcaagttgtttcctagttatggcaattctaaggtgaacctatcatggagttttcttggcaagatttgggggTTGCCTTTCgtttcttctgaggatgagagaatgtgacttgcccaaggttacctgaTGGTGTCCATGGCTGTGCagaaattcgaaccctggtctccactgctctaaccactataccacagtggctGTATGGTTCTATGGATACTATAAAATCAGTATCACACCCCTCCAAAAGCATCAATAATATTATCTTATTCCAATGCTCTATTTTATTATCAGTTACTCAACAAATCAAATCCTTAGGGTCGAAGCAGACGGCCTTCAAGGAGTGATCGCCAGCCGTGATCATTTCAGGACTGTGGTGACCGGACAGTCCGTTCTCAATACAGGCCACCGCCACAGTCCTGAGCAGGCCTCTAGCAGGAGTGGAATAAATCTGCCCCTTTTGCTGGTGGCTTCGAGCCGCCTTAGGCAGCCtcggagcagcctctggccactttgggggaatatgtcatctaaacaccacacccttGAAGCAGCCGAAAGTCActctatttggcctgtctgtttcagatcTTAGATGTAGTGATTTCTGTTGAATCAGTCTGAAAAATTAATTTAACTGGCATTATAATATTTGACAAGTTGAATATTAATTTTCCCATTTGTATTCCATTCTTTATTAGTAGGGTTTCATCAGTGGAAGTGGATTATGTGCCATCTTCAGTAAGGAAAGTAAGTTGTTTGCTTACTTCATATATACAAATAGTTGTCATTATAAATCTTTATCCATtcattcaagtatccatggcatgaaaatatttttaaagtacataaattccaaaatgcaaaccttgattttgccattttatataagggataccattttactaccccattgtatttaatgggacttgagcatccatggattttggtatccatggtgggtcatGAAATCAAAttccagctgataccaagggcccactgtaatacagtATTACCTGGCTGTTGCTAGAGAACATACCATTGACTACAATCTTACTGTAGGTACTCATTACTTTTCTCTCTGGACTTGACTGTTTAAGAACAGCCTAATATGTTGGATTTTAGGAGGTGGTACCTTTTCTGTTCTCTCCATACAATGGATACCTGTTACACTTTTGTATAACGGTGTAGAAGGAGGGCCATTAGAAGCAAGGCCAACCCTAATGGTACTTACTCTAAATTAATACGGAGTACATAACACACTGTTTGAATCATGTCtagaattctttttttatttcaaacctGCTTTCATTAAGTGAAGATCCAAAGGACCCCCCTGCACTCTTCAGTCTTTTATGTATCTCCAGAGTAAGGATGATTTCAGCAATGGGCGGTCTTCAGCACTGTATAAAACAATATCCAATTATATAGAGTTgccatttttaaatttcaaataaaataaaataaaataaaataggaaggtTTGAGTTAAAATAGCATATCCATCAGGAGACTTCAGTCTCATGTTCTCCCCATTCTCTCCAAGTATATTTGAGAAGAAGAGCACAGAAGTATCTGCTTTAATTATAAACTAactgcagttttatttatttatttataatatttatacctcactcttcagccaaaaggctatcagagcagcttacatttttaaaaattagacatttccctgccctcaggtttacaatctttaaaaaaaaaaggaatttgaCAACATTCGGAAGGTCAGTTTCCAGTCCCTTTGGTTTATTTTGATCAAtacaaattattaataatatttttgcttCTCAAAGAAACAGTGAATTCCTGACAACCTGATATGTCCATGATCCATCAGCTCTGTAGCAAAAGTTATCAATCATAAGACAAATAGATATATATGAATTTATGttacttattttaaaattattttatattatctaTTGTAATGTTGACATGTAGGCTGAAACAGTGGGTGGACCAACAAGGATATCATTGATAAGCCCACCTCAAGATGGACATATGGGTAAGAAGAGATAATTATCCATATTTTAAAGCTGTTCATGAATAGCTATGGGTTCATGCTATAGCCTGATAATGATATTCTTCATGCACTGATTCCACACTGTGGATCAATGGGGAAATTGTACTTTTGGGATCTGGTGAAAGGAGTGACCAGTGGGAGGAGTCCCTCTGAATAtgggagagcccccccccccccaggcttcaCCTTTCCCCATgatgtaaaaggtaaaggtagtttcttgacatgaatgtttagttgtaacttactgtagggagcggtgctcatctccactgctaagccaaagagccagtgttgttcaaggactgctgtggtggccatgtggccagcataactgaaCCAAATGCTGTTATCGTCGcaatgaagtggtacctatttatctacttacctTTGCATGCAAACTAGCAGtgtctgagcggtttacaactgtaagctaattgcccctaacaagctgggtactcattttagcaatctcggaaggatgcaagcctgagtcaagcttgaagccttgctagtactgaactcacaatcttaaggttttgagtgagtggctgcagtacaggcatttaacaactgcgccaccagggcatctTCAAATGCACCTTCACAATAAGATATTACTTGGTCTATAATGTATTGCATTGTAATGTATTATGATCCTTTACAAGTCTACTGGCATGtactgaattcagtgggtcttactcccaggtaaacaGATAGAAATTAATATTGTGATGTAATATGAAATATTATTTGCAGGTAGTGTTTCATGCAGAAGTTCTCAGTTGTCTGGAAAGAATTCATGTCAAAAGAGTTCGTCAGGGTCAATAaggtaattaaaaacaacattgaaAGGCAATTCTGCACTAGAAATAAGAATGTTACCTTTTTTTGCTTCAATCATATGGTGGACATTTTTTCTTCCCAGAGAACAGAAGGCATTATTCacattgattttgttttatacAAATATATTTCCCATGGTTGAATTGTACCAAAGTGAAATGTCAGGTACTTGTTTCAtgcaagtaatttttttttaaaaaaatgaacacacCTGCATCTACTGTATTACATTCCAATTTATGTACTACATGAATTGTTCAAAATTTGCTTCAGACTATATAGCAtatctgtttttaattctgtaaCATAGAACTTTCCATGTTACTGTCACACATAATATTCTCATGTGACTTAGTGACTGATGGGTCACTCACAAACATAAACCTCTCTTACCTGACCAAGGTGCCTTAGTTGCCTAACCAGCCCCCTCCGCAGCCTTAATGGGCAGTTGAGTagttggctccccccccccccaagaacctGCACCAAGTGATACTAACATTGAGGATGCCAGAACTCTGTCAGATCTGTTTCCAGCCCTGAATATTGTGTTCTTGCTTAGAGTGCTTTTCCTCCCATCCCAAACTACCTATAGCAGTCCTTTCACTGCACAATTGGTATGTATAAAACCTCCACCTTTACTATTAAAAGGGACAACTGGGGAAACACAACAAAATGATGCAGTATCTACTAAAGCACTACTTAAGAAGTGTTCTTATGTACAGCTTTAGCAGAAACCTTGTGTTGTTGTTTGGACCTTATGGAGCAAAGATAGTactttctgattattattattttgggtgcacaccccattgaaagctcccccccccccccccccatattgttATATAGCACCAAGGAGCTCTGTTTCCAGCCTGGTTGTTTTGATCATTTGATCTAAACATATGGTATtataaggaaggggggggggacccacaaGAAAATGTTGGAGGATAACCCCACATATGATAGGGATGCACCTTTTCAGGGTTCCAGACAGCCACAATTTATACCTTTCTAACTTTATCATTTCCCCAGCAAATTTCTCATTTCGTTAttcatttggggggaaatgtgtaaGAATAAATCTGTTGTTAAATTTAAAAGATGTACATTCTATTATAATTGATTGCACAGTATATATCTGTCTTCTCCATATACTATAAAGACTCAGTGTGATCCATTGAATTACTAGGTCATCACCATTACGAATACCAGCTAATAGAACTTCATATATGTCACAATTTGTATCATCACAAGATAACAGAAGTCATGTGCCAGATGCTTTTGGACCAAGAACTACTCAGCACTATCTATGCACACCGTCTTTACTCCCAGCAATGGCAAAACACTCAATTAACCTTGGCAGTCTTTTACAAAGACAACATTTAGGTAAGCAAATCCAGAAATTATTAAAATTCATAAGTGTAAATTGCAGTCTATTGATTGTATGGGATAATAATAGCAACCTCTGACTTTGGCAGGTAATTACTTCTTGcctatttaaaataatacattttcttaCTCTGCCATGGTGAACTCCATCTAGCATCTAGAGAGGCCTGGATTGATCACAGTACTGTATATTCAGCTCTGCAGCATATTGTCTATGATATGTACAAAGAGGTGCTAAAAAGTTCTCAGCCTGCCCAAGAAGGAAAGATCtggagccatgaaacttacatgctattccacacATTCACCCCAAAGTTTGATGCACTTGGCACATCAtctctcaagtttctttaactcttcattatatatatatatatatatatatatatatatatatatatatatatattgatgtctggtcactgaaacATTGCTCTATTGTTGCTATCACCTATGAATCATTCAGAAATTTTCATCCTTTCAAACTCTATTTAACATCTAGAAACAGAAAATAGTCAGATGGAACAAGATGGTTTATGCcctcaaaccccaaattcttcaaaacattcaTCCTctatacggcttgggtccagactatttgaaggaccgcatctccctgtACGAGCCCTAGAGAATATTAAGGTcatcaagagaggcccttctctctgtcccactaccctctcaggtgtgtttggtgggaacaagagaaagggcctttccagtggctgttcccaagctctggaactccctccctaaggaggccaggatgactccgtccctgctgtccttctggcagcaggtaaagatgtttttatgccatcaggctttCACGTGACAAtgcatgctgttttgtttttgttttatttaaagagttttaaattttaaatttttataatataatgcttttaattgtttgaactgtttaattgttttttaaacttgtattttgcctgttttatactgttttaacttggactgttttaaatttgtaagctgccttgccAGCTCTGTGAGCAGGAACATTGTCCTGCAATAATAATAACTCTTGAATTTCGTGGGCCATGGAAAAGCCAAGTGTCACCATTGCAAGGACTATTGTTTGGTCTCCAAATGATAGTGGTAgaaccatgtttcatcaacagtgatgagtcattcaaaaaaaaataattagattGCTCAAAATCCTGCAAAATCAGCTTGGAGGTATCCACTTGTTTTCATTTCTGGACAGCATTTAAACATTTCAGCACACACTTGGCTGACAACCTCTGCATAGCCAACTGTACATGAATTATTTAGCTGAGATTTGCTGATCTGCCAAGATCAGGTCATGAACAAATTCAACATTTTCAGAAGCTGGCACTGCTGATGGCTTTCCAGACCATGCTGCATAttcagtctcaaaatctccacAATGGTAGTTGGCTCACCACTTCTCCATAATTATGATGTGCACTTGTCACTCAATGTTCACATCATTCACagatggatttcctttggagttttcttttgcaggaacaggaacttcatcACAGTCTGAGTTTCAGTgcttgaaaattccacactttttgttGACATAGTTTTATCAATGATCtgaaaaaattcagaaattagagctacagTCCTGAAAATTGGTAATTCATAATTcaaaagaacactctttcaagTTACAGTGACAAAACTACCCTGATATTTTGGGAAGTGGATTGAGCCAGgaacttttcagcaccctctCATATTGCCATTGCTAAGAAATCTTTAATAAAAGTACAATGTGTGTCTTTGAGTACAGTGGCTgcattagggttggcatcacctggtgtaataactcatggtgtcacccatgCATTGACTTCCTCTCTTACCACACCATACTGAAGCTTTAGTCATGCTATTTGAacaatgttactcattaatcataaatCCTCCATATCACTGATTGTCATGTTAaaagttgtgacatgaacaactagcaaaattagaattatgcctttaaattatgatatcatGTGCACAGCCTCAATCCATTTACATATACTTAGGGGCTTGGCAGACCTATATTAAGAGGCGCTGCCATGCCACCCCTGGAggcgctgggttggggatgcggcaaccgcacaccacacccccaacctgcgcaaacagaagctgcaaaaagtggcttctttttgcgctgtggaCACAGTGCCCTTTCTGTGGCTTTTTGGTTCAGCGTGATGCCACCTGACATGCGGTTGGTCAGGTGGCATGACGCCAGCATGGGAGCATGCAGAATGTGATTGCCACGCCCCCACACTGCCCTCATACTGGCATTTTTACCAGTCTGTTGAGGGCCATAGTTTCATGTGTTTGAAGTGGAAAATGTGGTAAAAgatactgtttttaaagaaaattaaaaaagaataaattttattttttgaaaaaaataagttaaaatttaatttttttaaaaaaactgagacCTCTCAGTCTTAAAGGAAGACTTCTTCCACTAAGCATcatcccactcaccccatctgttcagcattttaatgggatatAGGCAAATGCCATagaccatttctgccaaaaagcagatgtttgaggagcagtgatgtcactttCCCTTAGGGTGTCTCCTGGTGTGATTTGCATCCCCCCCAGTGCAATGTTTGtatacaagtaaaaaaaaatctagtgtgGATAAGGTATTAGAGTGTGGAGGAACTGCTCTTTTTTAAGAAGGCAGGCCTGCTACTTAAACAGAAATTATTAATGTATGTGAGACCTTGAACAAAATACCATTCTTTAACTCACAGAACTATATAATTACACTACAGTTTAACTGACATACAGTGAGCTTTTGTTGCCTTTGTAACTAAATAATAACTTTCTAGGCAGTACCACATTCAGGATATGATTGCCCAAACCAGAATACCTGTATGCCTTTGGGATAAATCTGTGTCTTTAAGTCTTTGTTACTAAACATAATTGCTGCCATTTTCAATTatctggcttttttctttttcattcttacaatcattattgtatattgtatacagTCATTCTTACAATAATTACTTTTACAATCTAAcaatattactgtatattatattatacagtaATATTTCTTACACATAACGGCATTTCATTGGCACTTCATCTTCAGCGATGATATTGATTTCAGTTTTACTTTTCTCTTTATACAGGATCTGGTATTCTTCCAGGACATTCATTACAAAAATAAGTACATGTGCAAGCTCTGCtcaacaaaacagaaaactcaTCCACTGTATACTTTTAAAACGTATATTAAGAAGTATATAAAAGTGAATACATTATATAAAGTATATGTTTCGattaaaaaatgtttaacttaattgttgtattttgtttttgttactcttTTGTTGTGATCATTTTTGGTGCCAAATCAGTGTCTCATCTGAATGTATCCTGAGAACTGGGAGTTTGGTCTGCGATGCTGAGTGTCTGATTTGAACCGATGCGAGAAGGAGCTAACAAAGCAACATGCAGCATTGCAAACCAAAGCTGTATTTCCTGCAACAGGTTCAAATTAAATACGCAGCATTGCGAACCAAAGCCCAAAGTTAGAGACATGCTGCCTTGTTAATATCTTCCCAGGATATGTTCGAATCAACCAAGAGGGAGTGA is a window from the Sceloporus undulatus isolate JIND9_A2432 ecotype Alabama chromosome 1, SceUnd_v1.1, whole genome shotgun sequence genome containing:
- the RNF212 gene encoding probable E3 SUMO-protein ligase RNF212 isoform X6 — its product is MFSVSNASRKMNPDIQALFMGIDGLCRKYSKEVTQIVQFQEKHRQQLLAHYRGKITKLEGYLKRATQQIQQMQQLQHRVSSVEVDYVPSSVRKAETVGGPTRISLISPPQDGHMGSVSCRSSQLSGKNSCQKSSSGSIRSSPLRIPANRTSYMSQFVSSQDNRSHVPDAFGPRTTQHYLCTPSLLPAMAKHSINLGSLLQRQHLGSGILPGHSLQK
- the RNF212 gene encoding probable E3 SUMO-protein ligase RNF212 isoform X4, whose product is MAALVFCNACFQKPRGATSKFSLTSCGHVFCEQCLQKGKKDECVICRAPCRTIVLSKKMNPDIQALFMGIDGLCRKYSKEVTQIVQFQEKHRQQLLAHYRGKITKLEGYLKRATQQIQQMQQLQQVSSVEVDYVPSSVRKAETVGGPTRISLISPPQDGHMGSVSCRSSQLSGKNSCQKSSSGSIRSSPLRIPANRTSYMSQFVSSQDNRSHVPDAFGPRTTQHYLCTPSLLPAMAKHSINLGSLLQRQHLGSGILPGHSLQK
- the RNF212 gene encoding probable E3 SUMO-protein ligase RNF212 isoform X3 codes for the protein MAALVFCNACFQKPRGATSKFSLTSCGHVFCEQCLQKGKKDECVICRAPCRTIVLSKKMNPDIQALFMGIDGLCRKYSKEVTQIVQFQEKHRQQLLAHYRGKITKLEGYLKRATQQIQQMQQLQHRVSSVEVDYVPSSVRKAETVGGPTRISLISPPQDGHMGSVSCRSSQLSGKNSCQKSSSGSIRSSPLRIPANRTSYMSQFVSSQDNRSHVPDAFGPRTTQHYLCTPSLLPAMAKHSINLGSLLQRQHLGSGILPGHSLQK